A region from the Coffea eugenioides isolate CCC68of chromosome 9, Ceug_1.0, whole genome shotgun sequence genome encodes:
- the LOC113782131 gene encoding transcription initiation factor TFIID subunit 8-like, whose product MTCHPSESGLSATITRIAVAQISQSVGYSAAQTSALDTLANVAARYLGAVAHSAAASANSSGRTQSNIFDIVIALEELGSVQGFLGAPNSSSQCLISSSILKEIRRFLFYSDEIPFAQPIPRQNQPVESRKSGNEMGLKHVPGWLPDMPVMDGMGIEKEGNEERNIGGGFVGEERNQSRTAKMGNGRGKGYQLPEKRGKVRFRMGMGGGNWGFGMERRNGVLNRGGIGKRILCESWSDGDGNEEEGNKKRVIKRSR is encoded by the coding sequence ATGACCTGCCATCCATCAGAATCAGGCCTCTCCGCCACCATCACAAGAATTGCCGTGGCACAGATTTCCCAATCAGTGGGCTACAGTGCAGCCCAAACCTCCGCTTTAGACACCCTTGCCAACGTCGCCGCCAGGTACCTAGGAGCCGTAGCCCATTCCGCCGCCGCCTCCGCCAATTCCTCCGGCCGCACCCAATCTAACATATTTGACATCGTCATTGCCCTTGAGGAACTGGGGTCCGTACAAGGATTCCTGGGTGCACCTAATAGTTCATCACAGTGTTTGATTTCATCTTCGATTTTGAAAGAAATTAGGAGGTTTTTATTTTACAGCGATGAAATTCCTTTTGCTCAGCCTATTCCCAGGCAAAATCAGCCGGTGGAATCGAGGAAAAGTGGGAATGAGATGGGTTTGAAGCACGTGCCCGGATGGCTACCGGATATGCCTGTAATGGACGGAATGGGAATCGAAAAGGAGGGGAATGAAGAGCGGAATATTGGAGGGGGTTTTGTTGGGGAAGAAAGGAATCAAAGTAGGACGGCAAAAATGGGGAATGGGAGGGGAAAGGGATATCAATTGCctgaaaagagaggaaaagtgAGGTTTAGAATGGGAATGGGAGGTGGGAATTGGGGGTTTGGTATGGAGAGGAGGAATGGGGTATTAAACAGAGGTGGAATTGGAAAGAGAATTCTGTGTGAGAGTTGGAGTGATGGTGATGGGAATGAGGAGGAAGGGAATAAGAAGAGAGTGATCAAGAGATCAAGATGA